Within Bacillus sp. FJAT-45350, the genomic segment AGCTGTTCAGCAGGAGCAGTCATATGTGTGGTTGCTCTAACAAGAATGTTTCTTTATTGATATTTACTTATAAATAAAGTATATTGTTTATACATAATTGAAAGGAGGGTTATTATAAATGATGCATGCAGGAAGATTACGCCAGAAAGCTTTGAACAATAAGTAACTTAATATGTTCAAAGGCTTTGTTTTCATAAAACAGAGTAAACGGGAGTAGTCTGCACATTTTTAATAATCTTCAACGGGAAAGTATTCGCTTTTTTAGAAGAAGAAAGGCAGATAATCGTCTGTCTTTTTTCTTATGTCTTTTTTTTATTCATATAAAAGAAGACTTCTATTTGTATTGCCTCGTTTACTCTTTACCACAGACAGGAGACTTTCTGTGTTTTTTTATTATATATTCCTTTGATTGTATAACAGGTAACTATTCTGATTATGAATATCAAAAAGAAATTGAATGAATACAACAACAAGAACGACATGAAAAATATCTTTGGAGGTAATGAACATGAATACACTTAAAATTAAACAATTAGCAAATAGTAAAGGCCTAGATATTTTAGAAGATACGGTAAAAATAAATGAGTCTGGTGTTGACTTTCAAGTAGCACATGCCAAGGATCAGAACGCTAATAATTGGATACTCAGGGTTCCACGTAGACCAGAATCTATGAGACATGCATTAAAAGAGAAAAAAGCGTTAGATATCATTAATAACTATGCAAGATTTGAAGTTCCCAATTGGTCGATTTTCTCAGAAGACTTCATTGCCTATAAGCAACTAAGTGGTGTACCTGCTGCTACTATTGACGTTGAACAACAAAACTATGTGTGGAGTATTGATGAATCCAATGTACCATCTGAATATTATTATTCATTAGGAAAAGCCCTAGCAGATTTACACACTTTACCTCAACAACAATTCAAAGATATCGGTGTTGAAATGGTTGGTGCTAGTGAGTTAAGAGCTTCCATGAAACAGCGAATGGAACGTGTAAAAGAAAAATACGATGTTAATCAAAATTTGTGGGACCGTTGGCAGACTTGGTTAGCTGAAGACTCTCTTTGGCCTTCCCATGTTGGGGTAAAACATGGAGATCTGCATCCCGGCCATATTCTTATTGATAAGAACAATCATGTTACGGGCTTAATTGATTGGACAGAAGTTGGGATAGGTGATGTATCTGACGATTTCACGTCGCATCATCTACTCTTTGGTAAAGATGGATTGAAAAAGTTAATCGACGCTTATGACAACGCTGGAGGAAAAACCTGGTCAAGAATGGATGAGCATATTATTGAACTTCTAACAACAAGTGGCATCACTGTTGCAGAATACGCTCAAGCGTCGGGATTGAAAGACATGCATGAGGCAGCTGTACACATGCTTGCAAGTGATAGCTAATTAACGTTAGTTTAAAATGTTTTATTCAGAAGTCTTTTTTAAGGCAGAAGATTTGGAGGGATTAAATGGAAGGTTGTAGAAGAGATGTTATAAATATTCTTGAATTAATCCTATTTTGGATAATTGGTTTTTACTTAACTGTTAACTTCGCTAGCAAAGTATATGAAAGCTACGGAATATCATTCATGGGTAATGTATGGGTTAATTGGTTTGGAATATCATATGTTTTACTTGCTGTATATTCTATCATCGCATATATTTTCACAAGAAATCGCAGTAACTTTTATCGGGGAAGAATGAAGTCCATTTACTTTTGGATAATTTTTATCGTGTCTCTCTATATTGTTATTATTCCATTTATAAAAGGGGAAAATCCTTTTTAAATTTTCATGATAAAATGGTTACAATTCATTAGGTGTATATTAAAAGCAGTTTCAAAAGAAGTAATAGGCATCAATATTTTTGACGAAGAAGAAAATTTAGGTATGGGGAAAACTGGTTTGCCTATTCTTGAACCATATCAAGAAGGAAAATACACCCTTGATTTTACTTTAGGTGCGTTAGAAGAAAATCCTGATGTTAGACTTGCTCCAACACCCGAACAATTAGAGAAGTTGAAGGAACATGCTATGGATGCATCTTTAATTGTTTCTATAGAAGGTGAAGAAATTGCACGCTTTGACCTTAGTAATTCAAATTAAGTACATTTAATCATTTTTGTTCTCTTCCATTCGAGTTGCATTAGTTCAGCAACACCATCTTTGTTTTACAAAAAGGATAGGGTAAGCAGATATAGTACCTGCTCACCTATCCTTCTTTTTTTATAAGGGTTTTGAATTTTTATAAAAAATTAGTCATTTATTTCAATATCTAATTCTTCTTCAGAGTACTCTTCATACTCCTCGTTTAGAGACTCGTCACTAGGTTCATCAAAGAAAGTTTCTTCATCAGGTTCATCATAAAATGGTTCTTCATTTGTTTCGTCATATGGTTCTTCATTTGTTTCGTCATATGGTTCTTCAAAAACAGGTTCTTCAAGAGGTTCTTCATAGACAGGGTCATTATCACCGCCACATCCAGCTAATAAAGTCGTCGCAAAAAGAGTTGCTACTCCTGTCAGTAAATAATTTTTTTCATAATTATTACCTCCTCAATTGATTGGATATGTATGAACACTGTTAGAATATCAACTGTAAGGTATGAATGATAGGG encodes:
- a CDS encoding macrolide 2'-phosphotransferase, producing the protein MNTLKIKQLANSKGLDILEDTVKINESGVDFQVAHAKDQNANNWILRVPRRPESMRHALKEKKALDIINNYARFEVPNWSIFSEDFIAYKQLSGVPAATIDVEQQNYVWSIDESNVPSEYYYSLGKALADLHTLPQQQFKDIGVEMVGASELRASMKQRMERVKEKYDVNQNLWDRWQTWLAEDSLWPSHVGVKHGDLHPGHILIDKNNHVTGLIDWTEVGIGDVSDDFTSHHLLFGKDGLKKLIDAYDNAGGKTWSRMDEHIIELLTTSGITVAEYAQASGLKDMHEAAVHMLASDS